DNA from Cheilinus undulatus linkage group 20, ASM1832078v1, whole genome shotgun sequence:
AATTGGGTCCGGAGACGTCTCCTGGAGGGGTGGACCTCGGGGGTGAGGACCAGCCCTTTGACATCCTGCAGAAGTCTCTCATGGAGGCCGACATCACGGAGCAGACTTTGGCCCAGGAGGCCTTACTGGACTCCCAGCCAGCTCCCACTCTGGTGCAGGCCCCCATTCCCTTCCAGTCCCAGCTGGTTCCTGGGAGTTACGGAGGGGGAGTGGGCGTTGTAACCACCGCGACAGCTGCGTTCCCTGCAGGCCAGTTTCTGCAAGGGGTGTCACAGTTGCCCAATGGGTCCACCCAGCACATCCAGGTGTTGGGCTCATTTGGTACAGGCAGTGGTGTGATGACTCTGAGTAGCTTGGAGAGGACTCCTCAGATTGTGTTGAGGCAGGGGACCCCTGTAGCGGCAGCAGGGGCCACACCAGGGGGGCAGGTCTTCACCCAAACACAAGGACAAGTAGGCCAGGTGGGCCTACCTTTCAAAAACATCCCCCTTCAAAACATCATAATCCAGAGAGGCCCAGGAGGGGCCCAGACTCTTGTCAGGCCCATCCAGCCCAAACCCCTCCAAGCTGGTTCTCAGACAGTCTACAGCCTTGGTCCCACCACCATGGCTAACGTAGTTAATCCTAATGCCTCTGCACCTGTAGGACAGTTCACAGCTAATGGCTCCATAGTGGTGCAGCAGCCGCCCATGGAGCAGCAACAGACACAGCCCCAGACAAACATCACACCTGGACAGTTCCTGCTTCCCAACTCTTTAGCGCTTACGCCAGCAAGCACTATCCACAATGGCCCTGCTGACCCCAACCCAAATGCCCTCATTACCAGCCAGAACACGGTGCAGATTATCGCAGGGCAGAACTTCACTGCACAACCCGGAGGccagctcattttgaatcagGGCGTAGTCAGTGGGGGTCAGGTTGGAGGGGGAGCAGCCCAAACATGGACAGGTGTTTCTTGTGCTAGTTCCACTCCTGTGCAGACGTCATGCGCTCCTGGGCGGCTTACTCTGGTTGGTCCAGCAACGGCGGGGATTGGTGGTCTAGGACAAGTGACGGCAAGTCCTGTGCAGCGCCTGCTAGTGACTCAGACCCAGAATTGCACTTCTCTGTCACCCTTACCTGGATCTACAGAACAGCAGGACTACAGACAGGTACGTGTGTAGGATACAGTTTCCTCTCCAGATTTTCATCTCTTTTAGCTATCGGACTGACATCATTTTCATTATGTTTCAGAATTCTTCATCACCTGCCCTCAAACAGGCACAGCTCAACAGCATCCAAGGTAACTAAAGCAAATTGTAACATTTATTGTTCTTATACTCAGTTATTATCTGTATGGTATGTAGTGAACTACATGTCCAGTATGGCTGCACAATAAATTGCAATAGTTTATTGCAATATGAAAATTTGCAATTAACACATCACAGAAGTCAGACTTCAGTGCCATAAATGAGAACATTGTAATATTAAAAGAAGGACATTTTCACTCAGTATGTGAGCATTTTACCTGTCTGATGGAGGCCCAGGTATTAAAGCCATGCTTTCACACCATGGTGAAAGCATGGCTTTAATACCTTAGCTAGTATATTAGCTTGAATGTTAACAAAtaagcagaataaaatgaactgagaaacatgcattttttgtaaaatgaacCAAACAATCATTTAATGGTGTTGACAAACCTCTGACAGTTAATATTGGGATTAGAGATTGACTGCCTTAACTAGCTTTATAACCTAAATTATTATTGCAATTGTATTCATTATTGGATTCAAACTCCAAGCTCCTTCTCAGAGTAGGTGACAAAGAAGTCAGACATGGAGCAAGTTTTACAGGAAGTGTACTTATTACAAATAAAAGTTAGAATAATCATAATTGTGTAGGTCATCTTGATCAGCCATGAATGCAATGTATTGATTAGTGTCAAGTGTTGTGGAGTGTAAGTAAAACCAAACCAGATTGAGGAGCCCtgggaaggagagagagagagtggaagCTACTTAAATAAGCTGAGGTCTGATTAACACAGGTGTGCAAAGTTTACAGCTCAACACACTGATGTCCATCTCAAGTCTGCTTATTGGCTGCTGAACGAGGAAACTGAACCAACCAAACCCATCCAGGCAGAGAGGTCAGGCCATCACAGTGGTTAAAAGAGACTTTAAAgcaaacaagctaaatgtggcttgCCGTAAACTACCTGGAGCATCCGTTGAGTGGCAATTTCAGTCCAGCTCCTCACCTCGTCAGGTTGATTGTGGTATGTTTTACAGGGCATGTTGTGTGAACACTTTTGTTGACGCCAAAAATCAAGAAGCTGGTCCTTTATTTGAGACATCAATGTAATTTTATGCTTCACCACAAATTAAGAAATTGGTCCTTTATTTCTGATATCAATCTAATTTTATGCTTTGCCACAAATCAAGAAATTGGTCCTTTATTTGTGACAATCTAATTTTATGCTTTGCCACAAATCAAGAAGTTGGTCCTTTAATTGTGACATCAATCTCATTTTATGCTTTGCCACAAATCTAGAAGTTGGTCCTTTATTTGTCACATCGATCTCATTGTATTGCTGCCACAAATCAAGAAGTTGATTGTTTGTTTCTGACATCAATCTTGCTGTATGCCTCGTCACAAATCAAGAAGTTGGTCCtttatttgttatattttaattttatgctTTGCCACAAATCAAGATGTTGGTCCTTTAGTTGTGACATTCTAATTTATGTTTTGCCACAAAGCAAGAAACTGGTCCTTTATTTGTGACATCAATCTAATTTTATGCTTTGCCACAGATCAAGAAGTTGGTCCTTTATTTCTGATATCAATCCATGTTTATGCTTCGTCACAAATCAAGAAGTTGGTCCTTTATTTCTGAATTCATCTATGTTTATGCTTCGCCACAAATGAAGAAGTGGGTTCTTTATTTGTGACATCAGTCTAATTGTATGCTTTGCAACAAATCAAGAAGTTGATTGATTATTCCTGACATCAATCTGATTTTATGCTTTGCCACAAATCAAGAAGTTGGATCTTTATTTGTGACATCAATCAAATTTTATGCTTCGCCAAAAAATCAAGAAGTTGgtcctttatttttgtcatcaATCTAATTGTATGCTTTGAGTGTACAATGCCACCTTGGCTGTTCAATGTGCTCCCTTCATAAGTCAGCTTGCTTCTTGATTGGCTTTTGTACTAGTTGTTAATAGTTGTTTATAATACAGATATTTGGAGCTAATATGATTTTAAAGGAAAGATGAACCAAAAACTAGACTACTTTATGACTAATTAGTAATGATGAATATGGCTGTTACTCCTAAAGCATCTTGTCAATCAGATGGTTTTGTTGGCAGGACATTAAGGAGACTGTGAAGAATGAAAACACTGCCAGATGGAAAGATACCACTCACAGTGGGCCCAAAGTAGCACACTTTCtaacaactttattttattggCGATCAGTGAAATACAGATACAAAATGCTGAGTATCAAAAAATCTTTTGAACTGTCTGATAAACAGGCCTTTGCTGACCTTGGTTGAAAGGGGGAACTCTGGCCTAAAATCAGCAtgattatcttgtagtgtgtaCCCAGCTTTAGTCATTCGCGGGGGAAAACATCGAATTTTAAGTCCACATATCCTAATgaagtatgtatgtatgttttacTCTCTTTCTTTTAGGCATTGCAACCATGGCGCAAGATTCAAATCTAAACCCTCAGGTATTTAATTCACTCTTCACCTcatttgctgctgttgctgttcATTAAAGATGTCTAAAACCTGATAGGGATATCAGAAGCGCTATCACAAGTTTAGGTATGCTTTATCTTTGTAGGTCAGTGCTCAGAAGAGACCTGCCCTTCAGCCACTTACAAGAGGAGGAATGTgagtttctgttttctttttttttctgtgcataaTTTAGAAATTAATTTTGTTATCTTGTGCTTAAGGAGACTATCATTTAGCCATTTTGGgtatttttctcatttcctgTCTGTTCCGTAGGGTTTTACAGCAGCTGAGGAAGGATCATGCAGGAGTCCAGACCCCTGATCTGCGCCGATTTACGTCAATTGAAGATGCCCTGCAAAGACTCCTCCCATACCATGTGTTTCAGGGGTCACCACCCAGCCAGGAGGAGTTTTCACAAGGTACAGCTTTgaattctttattctaaatctgcaacatgttttcacctttttgaaggaagttaaactttgttttgttttgttcacaGTGGATGAAGAATTTGAGGTAGTTGCAACTCAGGTGTTGATGAGGACTCAGTCCATGGTGAACAAATACAGACGGCTGCTCATGGTGGAAGCCGAGGTAGTGACACAGGTTTTGCACACATGCATGTGTTATTTGTTACAACATGCACAGGGTTAACAGGTTGCTTCTCCCTGCCCTGCAGCGTTTCAGCCCGTCATCAGAAATGGTGATGATTGACAGGACGTTCAACCAGGAGGAGCGCGGCAACCTGACGCAAGATAAGCGCATGGTACTAGTGGATACAGGTAAGAAGTGAGGAAATAATGCCAGAAGATACAAAAAAGTGCCTGTTGTTGAGGAAAATAATGCAGATTCTGCTTTCTTGTAGATACTTTCTTTGAGGATTTCTGCTGTGGCATGAAATCGAAACGTTTCCAAGATCCCCTCCCCTCTCAGTCGTTGAGTTGTGTTAAAAGTCAGTCAGATAGAGGCTCTACAGAGCCGCCATACAGGACAGACTCCCAGCCTGCGTATGGAGACCCAGGAGGGGAAAGAGCTGCATGTTCAGGTGCAGCAGATAAACTCCACCCTCCACACTTAGACAACAAAAGAGTCATAGAACTGAAGAGATCCCAGCAACACTACGAGCCGAGCGGCAATGACAACAACAGCCTTCCAGCTAACAGTTATCAAGGTAACCCGTCACATTTCACAGCAACAACAGGACAGACGCACTTTCAGGCGTCCCAACACTCGATTCAGTCGCAGTACCCGTCTCAGCTCGACTCACCCGCTCACCCTGACACGGACTCTGCTTTGGAAGCGGCGGTTAACAGCATCCTTGAATGTTAAGACTGATGCTCCGATTCATCCCTGATGTATGATTTCACTTCTTTTATGTGAgagtgtgtctgttttttttttttttattttgggtcAACTTTCTTCTTGGTAACCCAGTGTGAAGAGAGGGATTTTCTTTGTGTTACCATCTCCGGCCATGTAGAGTGTATTTTCTGTATCATTTTGGGGGGTTAAGTAATGATGTAGGAGTCAAATGTGCACTTAAAAAGACCTATAAAGATCCGGGAATGTGTGCAATGCAACACttaaaaaagatggaaaatgttgttttattttagtatttttaaagGGGTTTCAGTAGCTTGAATTATAACCCCTCTCttcacacaaaaaacacacaccctTAATATTTTGTGCCAGTTGATTAACCTCACTACCTATGCTAAAAACagggatgaggaggaggaacaaAATGACAACTCTGTGCCTAATattaggtttttattttgaagtgtttaCATGAAGAAGCTCTTTTCTAAAAATGCCCTTCCTTTCAGCTCCTTCCTGCTTTACATACATGCACAGTGCACACAAACGTGCTTTACATGTTCGATAGATCTGAGGTAAGTTTCTTTAAGATGGATAAGTAGAGGCAAATTGCACTAATCGTACCGTCACTCATTTCAGGAACTACACGTCGATATAAAGTGTACGCAAGGCTTAACAGAATGTGAACCAAAATCTATTCGCCTGCTTTCAGCTGCCTGCAACGGGATAACCTCTTACACTAGAAACCAGTCACATTTAGAGTTTTACTGTAACATCAGTGTAGTTTACAGGCagtggatttttattttggaatgagcaatccaaaataaagaaaaaaacaagctggGGAAGCAACTGAAAGCTGTGCCCGTGGCCCTTTCAGGAAGTTCTGAAactaaaaacagtttttcattttctgtctctgatttttcattttctatttctcttattttgtttcccaaaatgtaatcagtaaATGAGAAGCGGTTTTAAATTCATCTTAGCATTTTTATGTTCGGATCGGACAAAAAGGAAAATCATAAAATAGGGTTGTATCATTGAGCAGAACTTGCAACTCTTGCGGTAATAAATACAGACACACAGGCCAGCACCtttttaccataaaatccaAAGTATAAATTGTTGTGGTATGCAAGCTACAGCCTGTTTGACGATTTCCAGTCAGCAAAGTCCACAATGTAGTGAGTTTTTGCAGCCATGTCACTCTTTCAGTACCATGTGTTTGCCCTGTATGGAGTTTGCACAACTTCTAGCTACAATACAGTAATCAAACTAGTGATGAAACTGACTCAGCCTCGGATTTGCTCTGCCCCTCTCTGCCTGCCACTTGTCCTTACTGAGGATTGTTCCAACCAAACCAGCATTCAATGGTAGTGGTAACACTAATAgtatacttcctgttttctttagaTTCATGATTATGACCTAACAAGGAAGGAAAGCAGTGAAAAAGTGGTGACAAACATGGATGGCCTGGTCTGTTTGTAGTTCACATTGAATGGGATGAATTTTCGATCACATTTGATTGTGAGATGTTGTGACAGCTGCATGCACTAGCATGTCTTGGCACTTCTTACTGGCATATAAGTCACCCCTGTGTGTGAGCTTTTAGGTGAAAAATAGTTATTAAAAGTGAGGCTAATACACTGGATTCTATGGTATGTGGAAAAACAGTTGGTACGTTTGTTAGCATGCTTTTCTGAGGGCAACACCTCCACGTCACAAAAACAGGACATAAAACAAGTATGGTCTGTGTGTTTAACAACGCACagatttttaatattaaaaaagaaatccaaaatcaagaaacaagctgTTGACCAATTACtatgaaaaaatagaaaaacaactGCTTTTTCAGGCAGTTCATCATAAATTTggaatcaaaaacagaaaaaaaacttttttattttctaaaaagaaaagaataaattaaaaactgtttttaattttattgcatttgtgttcagataaaaaaagaaagatcaaagaacagagcACTGacaatgtaacatttttttttcaactgcagcaggtcacattaaggaaaaaaaagaatgttacatttCTAGCATTCCTTTCtttgattttcctttttaattaatgcacaaaaacagtcagatgaaacatgaaatattttcattttttttcagttctttttgaaaacgagaaaaagaaacaaaacaaaaatcaaccatctgtggttttctgtttttttgttttcccaaaaggaaatgaataaatgaaaaactgccattttattgttttgtgttataacattctttttttccccaacaacTGCAGCAGGTCACATGTACAAGAAAATAATGTTGCATCACAATTGTTTCgttctttgatcttccttttttttttagaacaaaaaaacaagacgaagaataaaacatttttcactttcaaaaaatttattttttgaaaacaaaaacaaaaaaagagatacagaaaacaaaaaaaagtttgtattATGTTTCCAactttccattttttaatcccAATTTTATAAAAGCTGCCTGGGCCAGAGGCAGGTTTTCTCACGTTTTCTTTTCTATTCCTATACAGCATTTAGGAAATGGCTTGTTTCTTGA
Protein-coding regions in this window:
- the bicral gene encoding BRD4-interacting chromatin-remodeling complex-associated protein-like, with product MDDEDDRRLLDILGDVDALNDYLHGSNSKSIEEDDVTNAAYGSDGSFFASDTAGSNSGLKDGSSSMAEFGEDSAGAGLQLSSSLSFIEDELGPETSPGGVDLGGEDQPFDILQKSLMEADITEQTLAQEALLDSQPAPTLVQAPIPFQSQLVPGSYGGGVGVVTTATAAFPAGQFLQGVSQLPNGSTQHIQVLGSFGTGSGVMTLSSLERTPQIVLRQGTPVAAAGATPGGQVFTQTQGQVGQVGLPFKNIPLQNIIIQRGPGGAQTLVRPIQPKPLQAGSQTVYSLGPTTMANVVNPNASAPVGQFTANGSIVVQQPPMEQQQTQPQTNITPGQFLLPNSLALTPASTIHNGPADPNPNALITSQNTVQIIAGQNFTAQPGGQLILNQGVVSGGQVGGGAAQTWTGVSCASSTPVQTSCAPGRLTLVGPATAGIGGLGQVTASPVQRLLVTQTQNCTSLSPLPGSTEQQDYRQNSSSPALKQAQLNSIQGIATMAQDSNLNPQVSAQKRPALQPLTRGGMVLQQLRKDHAGVQTPDLRRFTSIEDALQRLLPYHVFQGSPPSQEEFSQVDEEFEVVATQVLMRTQSMVNKYRRLLMVEAERFSPSSEMVMIDRTFNQEERGNLTQDKRMVLVDTDTFFEDFCCGMKSKRFQDPLPSQSLSCVKSQSDRGSTEPPYRTDSQPAYGDPGGERAACSGAADKLHPPHLDNKRVIELKRSQQHYEPSGNDNNSLPANSYQGNPSHFTATTGQTHFQASQHSIQSQYPSQLDSPAHPDTDSALEAAVNSILEC